In Clupea harengus chromosome 13, Ch_v2.0.2, whole genome shotgun sequence, one DNA window encodes the following:
- the thumpd2 gene encoding THUMP domain-containing protein 2, which yields MDSAVIKDSYQCVRYFCTTGSGLEPFLVEEVKRKLSASDVELISGRVFFSTDAAVESISQLKSAERLFILLHRSPPIRAPVSQAKAASVVQQSIVGDPEVWEGALCTWSRLKTRLTGIKMTRKRKREEEEHTEAQGGHSRDIQSDTSGLQTDSEQQKPTFRVSCRSSGALARRFSPQDMSRLIGSAITKQLNWRADLKTPDLEVNVYLSDDHCVVGILLSSQPLAKRSYMKHTGLRSTVAWAMASVSNIKEGAVIIDPMCGVGTILLEAAQECPNACFFGLDSDVGQLQKATENMEFAQLQGRVQLLQASAMGIPLPSGSVDVVVCDVPFGRKFSCGSSMAAALPEIVKEMERVLCVGGSLVLLVSLQLSTLLKKRIPKDAPAPHTPSSTRCPASDALLSSETHTCATSTHHGDARPSDRTAPQPFFSLQTNSFHKVGLGNTDAIIHTYTKTRGL from the exons ATGGATAGTGCTGTGATTAAAGATAGTTATCAATGTGTCAGGTATTTCTGCACCACCGGCAGCGGTCTGGAGCCGTTTCTCGTTGAGGAAGTTAAGCGCAAACTGTCGGCCAGTGAT GTGGAGCTCATATCTGGCAGAGTATTTTTCTCTACTGATGCAGCTGTGGAGAGCATCAGCCAGCTGAAATCTGCAGAGAGGCTCTTTATTTTGCTGCACCGATCTCCACCCATTCGAGCTCCAGTCAGTCAGG CAAAGGCTGCAAGTGTGGTGCAGCAAAGCATTGTGGGAGATCCTGAGGTCTGGGAAGGAGCTCTTTGCACCTGGAGCCGTCTAAAAACTAGGCTTACAGGCATAAAGATGACccggaagagaaagagagaagaggaggagcacaCAGAGGCCCAGGGTGGTCACTCACGGGACATCCAGAGTGACACGAGTGGCCTTCAGACAGACTCTGAGCAGCAAAAGCCAACCTTTCGAGTGAGCTGCCGCTCCAGTGGAGCTTTGGCAAGGCGCTTCAGCCCacag GACATGAGCCGGCTTATAGGGAGTGCCATAACCAAACAACTGAACTGGCGAGCAGATCTGAAAACCCCTGACTTGGAG GTGAACGTGTACTTAAGTGATGACCACTGTGTGGTGGGGATATTGCTCTCAAG CCAACCCTTGGCCAAACGCAGCTACATGAAGCACACTGGGCTCAGATCGACTGTGGCGTGGGCTATGGCCTCAGTCTCAAACATAAAG GAAGGTGCTGTCATCATCGACCCAATGTGTGGAGTGGGCACCATTTTGCTAGAGGCAGCTCAGGAGTGTCCG AATGCATGTTTCTTTGGGCTGGACAGTGATGTGGGGCAGCTGCAGAAGGCCACAGAGAATATGGAGTTTGCCCAGCTGCAGGGTAGAGTGCAGCTCCTGCAAGCATCTGccatgg GAATCCCTCTGCCCTCGGGCTCCGTGGACGTGGTGGTCTGTGATGTCCCCTTTGGACGGAAGTTCAGCTGCGGCTCCAGCATGGCTGCCGCTCTGCCAGAGATAgtcaaagagatggagag agTTCTCTGTGTTGGTGGGTCTCTTGTGCTTCTCGTGAGCCTCCAGCTCTCTACTCTCCTAAAGAAGAGAATCCCCAAGGAtgcccccgccccacacacacccagctccaCACGCTGCCCTGCCTCAGACGCCCTCCTCAGCTCAGAGACGCACACCTGCGCGACATCCACCCACCATGGAGACGCACGGCCCTCAGACCGCACCGCACCCCagcccttcttttctctccagaCAAACAGCTTTCACAAAGTCGGCCTTGGCAACACAGACGCAAtaatacacacttacaccaagACCCGCGGACTCTGA